From Vigna angularis cultivar LongXiaoDou No.4 chromosome 11, ASM1680809v1, whole genome shotgun sequence:
tatctATTAATGACTATaaaatttgtcttatttttgTCCTTGGTAGATAAAAAGTATGTCTATATTTGTggttattttagaaaaataaaatttataatagagAAAATATAATGCTAAAGGGATACGTGCTTTTTGCTTTTATATTAAatcaagaaagaaataaattataattacatagaTAATAAGATATTGCATCAAATGATAATCACATAAATGTAAgtaattatacaaaaaaaacatacataagtaaaattttatgaCGGTTAAATGTTTTTGTAGATGATTTGATTCGATTCGATAAACAAGatatacaaaataaatgtataatccAATTGATGGAAGAGAAATTACCTTGCTAATATGAgtgggagagaaaaaaattatgtagtGAAAGTTCTCAAATGAAAAAGTAAACACTGAAAAAAACaatgaagataatttttttaaattattaaataaattaaaggtgtaaggatattttaaaaatgaaaatagtacaagaatgaaaataaaatatatatatatatatatatatatatatatatatatatatattatctctataaataatttacaaaattgagtattgtttatattattactcgtatatgtgttttttaaaattatttctagtgcatattaaacaattttcttttgtctaTAGTTTCTTAAAAGATGGGtattttacacatttttatatttatgcgattttcttatatttatatgatgtaattagttaaataatatCCTTAAATCATTGTAAGGTAATGCACAGAGGTTGTGATGTTATGATTTGATTTTGGTTCACAGATTTAGTTTGATAAATCCTAAATTGCAAAACTATTTTACAGCTCTATTTCATATTTTCTCATACTTATCTTTAACCCTTTCCTTCGCCTTTCAATGCGtttgtgattttgtttaatagtgtatattttattaagtttggTCTCGGATTGTCATGGAGATTGTTAGGGAGGATTATCAAGGAAAACACAAAgaatgtagaagaagaaaacgaaaaaagaaaaataaagagaaaattaaggaaacaaatagaaaaattataattgctaattaaataacaaatttgtTTCCTATTAAATAATTGCTCCTCTTTTTCTGTCAGGACACTCATAAAACCTATAATCCTCAAATGATCCctcattaaattataataaaaattcttgcatttcatttttttcatgcTTTTTAATTGgatatttaagaaaatgtttctaaatttgaaaaatacattttgaattatataattaaaaaaaatacatttcgGAATTTCGGAAGGAGTATTTGCCAAATACCTTCTTATTCTATAAAAACTCCAATTAGTTATTTTGGAAAGTGCTTTTCGAATCTAAAAATATCTTCGGAAATATCTaatctgaaatataaaaaaagattttttaaattaggtGTTTCAGAAAAtaatttccaaataaaaaaaattgttttcttaaatataaatctaaaaCCATGCACCCTgcctaataaaaaaaatggagggAGGTACAAGATGCTAGTGTCGCCAAAGAAGgaagaatgaaaggaaaagtgGGAAGGAACCACTTAGGgctttttgaatatattttaatcaagggtaaaatgagaatatttaaatttatgggGCTGCAAGAAGATAAAAAGGAGGTGTAACAAGATGCAGCCAAGAAAATGGTATGCATAAATAATCACGAAGcccatttaaaatattaacccAATTTCTCAATGGATGATACTTCCTAcacttcattttttcttctagCACCTTCCTAATTTGTAGTGTCCATTCTACCCTTGAATTAAAAAAGTGGATCCCTCTTTCTGCATGTagcttatattaatttttatgaagGTGAACAAATtcataatgtaaaaaataattaaccttTTAAATTATGGTAGAGTTTAGAAATTGCAGTTTTAGTTTGACATGATGCAGATTGTGGTAACATGTAACAGCAAACCTCAAAATCCTAAAAGCTTATGCCAACTGGGAAGAATAATGGAGATAGGAATGCATGTATTTGGCGTTATTCTTACAGTACAGTTACCGTAGATGTCCTACACTCCTGTTGAACAAAACTCCATGAAAATGAACATGCATCAATGCACACTGAGGAGACATAAGTAGACCTACTTGATTCTCTTATTTGGTTTCTTCTTCTTGGAAACACTCATAAACTCAATCATCAATTTTCTATATCATTTCATGGACAGCCTGTTTCACATTACAACTATATATGTTTCACCATGTTCCACTTCACCATTAATCCATCAACATGCTCCACTTCTCTCCTCTCAAAAACATCACATTAATCACAcctataatacatattttagggttttacaACCACTCCCCTTCTCATCAtacttataatttattcttatattttctttcttcttagtGTATTGTGTAAGGATTCTTGTAATTTTAGAAGCTCTAGAACAATTGGGGACTAAGACCATTCTTGTCCTCTAACACTCTTTTTAACCTTAATATAGCAATTGTTCAATGTCTTTTCTCAATCTAGtcttaatatttattagaaaaaaataatgtatttttcttttgttaaatatgACATTAAAGGATGATGACTTAACAAAAtgatataaacatttttttttcttttacaaaaatacaaatataccTTTTTGTCACGTCATCACATTCTACCAAGGTCAATCCTAATTTAATGAAAGgaattatattgattttgtCTAATAAACATTGAAActatattaagtaaaaaaacacgaaaaaaaaaacattaaacaattgTTACAAATATTGGTACCGAATGAAATATTAATACTTTTTGTCTAACACTTTTActccttaaaaatatttatttttaagaagtaACAGTTTTGTCTATATCCCATATTATTGTCTAATTTATACATGAATAAGAAATATATGTTCtacttttttaataagattCTATTGTTACCTACAAAGTATGCATGAAGGCCATGTATGCGCATAAGCCTTTCTTCTTCCCAGTaaacttttatttgaattttgttaaattttttgaaaattttaatcaGGAGAAGTTATCATAACTATGATCCAACTGAGACAAGTTCATTTTTTCAAGCCTAAAAAACAATCGTTACAAACATGGTGATAGTGGTGTGTATTCTACATGAAGAAAAGCAAATTGGAAAGAGAGCAGAACAACCAAAGCACATGAATAAACTTCACTTCTGAATAACACACCAATGACCAGTAGAAACATAGTTTTCACAAATTCTTTATCTTGAAggaaaagattataaaatatgtcGGAAGAATGTGAAAGAAACGAGTACCTTCTTTTGCACAATGGAGGAACAGACTCTATCAGAAAGTGATGCACTACTACATATCATTCTGCAAAAAGACACAAAAAACCTGAGAAAAGAAACAACACTGTGCATCATGAAAGCATTAGTTTTAGCAGAAACCTTCATGGAGCAGACGATAGTGTTTGCTCAGCCTTGTTGGAGAATGCTCCATACCATTTCAAATTCTCCTCATCTGTTACAGGATTATGTTGCAGAGGAATGTGAAAAAGTTTAAGCCTGATGTGGAGGGGCATTAGTTTTATACATGTTAAGTTCAAATGTATGAATCTCTATATTTCTTGTACAGGCttcacaattttaatttcttacttCCTCCTAATAACCccgtaaaataattttttatttaattttaattttttatttcattttaatatttttttattaacaacaGTTGTAAAATGATTTATCTATAAAAGGGTGTCAAAATAACTTTTTCCTTACCGAAAACACTCTTTCTGTTTTATACTGATAAAAAACAATCTTAGATTTTAGTTATCTTTCGAGATATTTCAGAGAGTATGTAAACACAAGTGTTCAAATTTTAGAGTTTCTATTTGAGAAGGTTAATGATTTTAATCATTTTCTCCTTTTAAGGATAaacacattttcaattttttagaagtttaaatttttgtttggtgaacttaaaaaattgagttaaaaatgaTATAACTTGTATATATATCTCTTAAAACAATCAACTCAAGTATATTTTCCAATATATGTAAATGTAACAAATTAGTGACTAATCACTTAAGggtttaataacaataattgaAATGTCAGCTCATAATCAGACATTTGGTATACTAGTACAGAAAAGACCTTTAACATCACTCTTTAGACATTTGATCCTCTatctaacataaaaaatgatCGATGACATTTTCTGTAGATAAAACAACCATATAGATGTCTGTTCTGGAGggaacagacgtctaaagccatatagacgtctgatgtggggggaacggacttctatatactcatttttgaaatctaaaaaatcactttttgactccatttagacgtcagatcccgccaatccgacttctacaaccatatagacgtccgatgtggggggaaccgacttctatatactcatttttgaaatctaaaaagtcactttttaactccatttaaaCGTTCAATCTCGCGAATCTGACGTCTAAAgtcatatagacgtctgatgtgggaGGAACACActtatatataatcatttttgaaatctaaaaaatcactttttgactctatttagacgtcagatctcgtcaatccgacttctacagccatatagacgtccgatgtagAGAGAATCGACTtctatatacttattttttaaatctaaaaagtcacattttaactccatttagacgtccaatcccgccaatccgacttctacagccatatagacgttcgatgtggggggaaccgacttctatatactcattttttaaatctaaaaaatccctttttaactccatttagacgtccgatcccACCAATTCGACTTCTATAACCATTAGATGTCTGATGTGGGgagaaccgacttctatatggCTACATTAAAACACCTCGAACGTGAGGCAGCAGTTACGCACATttaatgttcatcatcttcctcgcattttctctctacgggttacgcttttcaggttcgttttctcacttttgcaccatgttaaattaattttactcggattacatcactctttgatgcattatctttcatttgaaccgactaaaatgtgttttcgttgggttttagTGCAGTTTTGCTCATGTCCttgggcggcgatttcttgcgttttacACTCCTCCAATTCTCTCCattacgtttttaaaaccatccaatacaaaaaaaaaacgtacaatacattctcttcaattaaaatataacgtTGTAAACTTgaatcaccatgagtcaggagcaaCCTGAGAGGCCTCAAGCGAAAAAAGATCCAATCAAATACGACAATattttagacgtctgatctatAGTGtcaaacgtctatatagatgtctGACCTGTatggatcagacgtctatatagacgtctgacctattGGGTCagacgtctcattaacgtcactCATATAGGTGTCGGACaaagatcagacgttaaaatgtcaaaataacatacgtctaaacctctttctgcactagtggtaAGTCccaaaatgacaatatttaggtggctacttaaaaaaaacatgccATTAAAAGTGTTACTTTTGAAGGACACACTTTTTCATATTATAAGAGTTAATATTcctttatcttttatatttacgGGTTAAAATTTCActctataatataatattatatatgttaaatatgaTGAGTGATTCTATTTTGTAAATCTAAAATCCTAACCAAAACTGTGggttaagaaaaacaaaagataaagagaGAAGTTTCATTTGGAAAGATTTTGATGTAGTTATCGATCTTTTTACTGTGTTTGTGTAAACATATAATTTGGTAACTAAGTGTACTATTTACACCTCTCATCTCCTTCCCAGCTATCCTTGTGTTTAGGACCCTTTGGCCCATTCTTTGGACCCCAATTCATGCAATAATTTAACCATGGTGGCTCTCTAATTTCAGACCCCAAATATTCAGCACCAACTATTTGAAACCCATTTGCCATATCCATCACTGCATCACTTTTAGCAGCATCATTCCTCACCCCTAACCCTCTCATCCCTTGCATAACAAGCCCAGTTTTTGGGAACAATGCATGCCCATGCAAGGAAGAATAAGCCACAACCCTATTCCCATTTTGGAACTCCAACTCACATGCATCCACCCATTCACCCCTACTGTGCTGTGACAAATATACCTTCCACAGTTCTCCATTGAAGTTGCTTACCCTTAATGTCACATGCTCCCAATCCCCAACATGTTCCCCTTTTCCCCTTAGAGTAATGTTGGTGCATGCCACCTTTGCCCTTGCACCCCCATTAAATGGGTAGAAAACCCACATCACAATGTCACTGAAACTCCCACCCAGCATTGGTTTCACATGAACATAAGCTTCTGCACTTGCCAAATCTCCTTTCTTTACCTTAACTCTCTTGGCTTCATCCAATGGAAGGTCCAACCAATATGTAACTCCATCATCAAAAGAACCACCTTGGGGAAGGTTTGAGCCATTTGCTCTTATTGCATTCTCCCCTATCACACCCTTTCTTTTCTCCATCAGCACTGCCCCATTGCTGAAAAACCAGTCCACAGAAGAAGGGAGGTACTCTTCCATGGGGTGTAAGTACATGTACGGAGAATAGGCCTTGATCATTGCCTCAACTTGAGATAAATTGGGCATGTAGGAAAAACTTGCCTTTGTGTTTTTCAAACAAACTATAGGTAAAGGTTTAGGGTTTGTCCCTCCTCCACTTTGAGCTAGGAAGGTTCCTACACTTACACCCTGAGCTCCAATGCCTCTCTTCATTGGTCTAACATCAAACACACCAAACCTCTTGCTTTCTGTTCTCCAAAGCTTCATTGAATTGTATCTTGTGCATTCATCGGTGAGGTCTGATCTGACACACCTGATTCTGTCAAGAGAAGGCTTTTCTGGTGAGGTGGTGACAACATAGCCCACAGGTTTGTACTCATCTGGGGCTATCGGTAGCCAAATGTAACCTTCTTCATCTTGCTTTGTTTTCAAGGACCTAGTGGTCCACACCAGGTTGTAATCAACTGGTTTGGCTAAAGCTCCATTAGAGAGTGAAGAGTTATCTTTGCCCACAAGAACCCAACCATGAAGAGGCATGTTGTTAGGTTGGCAGTAACATCCTAGCATGAAGAATCCTTCAGATAAACCTGTTGGTTCAAAAAATGTCACCCCAAGATTGTTTGCTCCACCTTCAAAGATAGTCCAAACTTTGTTGAATGTTGTGATTTGTGACACTAGCAACCCACCACCAAGGTCAATGATGCCTGTTGCAAATCCACCACCTACAAAATCCATGACAAGCCAGAAAAAACCATCACGGAAAATTACCATAACCAAATGAATCAGAAATTTTGGCCACCTTGTTTCTTATCTTATTATGCAGAACAGAAATGAAGATATGCATATTGAATATATAATGCTGCTACCTGGTGGCCAAACTGGTATTTCAGCAGGAAGTTTAAATGTGCTTCCAATAggcaaatttttctttttcttgtgaGAACCTACCATTGCTGTGTTTTCAGAAGTTGAATGTTACGATGTCACTTTTGTTGCCCAATGAGGTTATTCATTGAACATTAACAAAAGATGAGCATTTTGCATGAAGAACGTGAAACATagcaacaaaaatataatttaaaggcGTTTTAGTAGCAATTACTTAATGAAAAAATCCTTCAAATATTTCTCTTGGCGTGATCAATCTAACCAAGATATTGTGATCCATGCAAGATAGAGGTTATACTTTTGCGTATTGGTTATCCAGCACCTTTGCTTTTTCTTGAAGAGATACTTTATTTTCATGATGAATGAGagaatcttcttttcttttggaaaaaGTATTTCATCACCAACCAAGATTCTAGATGGAGTTTTTATGAGAAACAGccagaaaaaaataaactatataaaaccAAAATATGCATTTTATCTTAATATCGGATAAGTTTCTTTATCATATAAACGGGTTTTGTAGGGTTTCCCTATCTTAACTATTCATTGTCcttttgtaatattttagtttcttatgCTAATCAAGCATTGTGTTGTCCTTTTATTTTGTATGTGATTAGTATTTATcgtcttttttatattatttaattaaaaaatatgtaattttccttttatgttAGTTTTTACTAGGATGTTAATTCtgatttaacaaaacaaaatgaccaacattatgttttatataaaacattttatctttatttcgATGAATTCTCTTGGTTACATATATACTAATATTACAACATATAAcataattcaataaaacaaaacacaaattaattaaatataaaactaatattcattttatatttataataatcattCAAATACAGTTCAttaaagagagaagaagagaattttttttacgtAACAAAAATAGTTGACTTTATGCGAAAATCTAGTTAAATCAGGAGTTAAGTTGCAAAAATATAACACAGAGATTAAGGTCtagatttctattttatttttactacataAAAATTCTCCATTTAAACAAAAGTATCAGTAAATCAACCCCATACATAGACTCAAacacttttcaaatattttactcaaaattaatttatagaaaataacTCAAACACATTCAAAATAATCACTGAGaatccaaaatttatttaagtagCACTCTTTACTCATCAATCAATCATAATCATTCAAACTTAATTAAGCTGTAATTGTCTTCTAATGATTTTGCTAACTTTGTCTTCTCTACTTTTGTTTATGGTCTCTTGAAGTCTCTCTCAAAGCTTGGACTCTTTCTTTCTGCTCTTGATCTAGTATTTTCTCTTGCAGTGATTCCTCCTTAAATTGGttctttaaaatgttatatatgattTTCAATTCATATGAGaaaatttacaaaatagaatGTGTAAgataaaatgtgtaaaaatagaaaagtgtAGTGGAAAAGTATTCATTTAagtctttttattataaatttagtgGTGACATGtccaataaactaaataaaattaattaaattaaaacaatatttttaaataaactaactaaattaattttaagtgtgtaattaaattatataaatatatttattatattatataaaacaataattgcATATGTATACTAGTTAATTTTgtcacttatttttaattacaacatATTATGAACAATTCTTCTAATATTGTTATTACTTgttctatttattaatttactttcaaCATTTTACTTTCTTTAAATACATTGATCTACactatgatattttaaaatatattaaaatcgtTTTAGTATACAAATATCAATGTACTTTGTAAAAAGTCATCAGAAAATTTTTATGAACTGGTTTGAAGCAATTGGTTGATGTTAGctattcattttcttaatatattttttcagtaAAACAGTTGGTACTATTCAATTCCATTGTGCAGACAATAATTATCATTCCTGTAACCAAATTGAAGTTTACAACAACCAATGTCTCCAAATTCTACAATCTTCACCTTTCATCTCCATTCCAATTATCCTTCACCTTTGGCCCTGTTGGTCCTTCCTCTCCCAGCACTTCACTAGGCAACTTCTTCACAATATTTTCCAAAGTAGATTTTAGCCTCCCTGGTAACATCTTCTCAAGCTTCTTCACCTCTTCATCTATGTCATAATCAATTTTAGGACCCCATTCTCTGTAATAGTTCAGCCATGGAGGCTCCACAACCTCAGAACCCAAATACTCAGCAGAAACCAACTGAAATGCCCCCAAATCCAAAACACTATCACCTTTAGCAGTATCATTCCTTATGCCTACGTTATTTTGCCCTAACAGGTGAAGGCCAGCATGAGGGTATGATGCATGGCCATGCAGGGAAGAATAATACATTGGTTTGTTCCCACTTTGGTACTCAATCTCGGAGGAATCAAGCCACATACCCTTACTGTGTTGGGAGAAATAGACCTGCTTTAGTTCACCATTGAAGTTGCTTAGCCTCAGTGTCACATGCTCCCAGTCACCAACATGTTCACCTATCTTCCCCAGATTAAGGGTAAGGAACTCAACTTTGGCTCTTGCAGGTCCATTGAATGGATAGAATGTCCATATTGCAACATCAGTGAAGGCTCCTCCAAACATTGGTTTCACATGCACATAACTTATGGCACTTTTCAAATCCCCTCTCTTCACCTTCTCTTGTGCTGCTGCAGCAGAGGGCAGGCCTATATAA
This genomic window contains:
- the LOC108332635 gene encoding hypothetical protein At1g04090, which codes for MVGSHKKKKNLPIGSTFKLPAEIPVWPPGGGFATGIIDLGGGLLVSQITTFNKVWTIFEGGANNLGVTFFEPTGLSEGFFMLGCYCQPNNMPLHGWVLVGKDNSSLSNGALAKPVDYNLVWTTRSLKTKQDEEGYIWLPIAPDEYKPVGYVVTTSPEKPSLDRIRCVRSDLTDECTRYNSMKLWRTESKRFGVFDVRPMKRGIGAQGVSVGTFLAQSGGGTNPKPLPIVCLKNTKASFSYMPNLSQVEAMIKAYSPYMYLHPMEEYLPSSVDWFFSNGAVLMEKRKGVIGENAIRANGSNLPQGGSFDDGVTYWLDLPLDEAKRVKVKKGDLASAEAYVHVKPMLGGSFSDIVMWVFYPFNGGARAKVACTNITLRGKGEHVGDWEHVTLRVSNFNGELWKVYLSQHSRGEWVDACELEFQNGNRVVAYSSLHGHALFPKTGLVMQGMRGLGVRNDAAKSDAVMDMANGFQIVGAEYLGSEIREPPWLNYCMNWGPKNGPKGPKHKDSWEGDERCK